A section of the Alphaproteobacteria bacterium CG11_big_fil_rev_8_21_14_0_20_39_49 genome encodes:
- a CDS encoding transcriptional regulator, protein MDGQILRPEDMGVMIREARKVQGLTQADLAAISNTNRRFISEIERGKATCHIGKILSVLSALGIALHGSSKWKSK, encoded by the coding sequence ATGGATGGTCAAATATTAAGACCTGAAGATATGGGTGTAATGATTAGAGAAGCTAGAAAGGTGCAAGGTCTTACACAGGCTGATCTTGCAGCTATCTCAAACACAAATCGAAGGTTTATTAGCGAGATTGAGCGTGGTAAGGCGACATGTCATATTGGCAAGATTTTATCTGTACTTTCGGCTCTAGGTATAGCTTTGCATGGCTCTAGCAAATGGAAGAGTAAATAA
- a CDS encoding toxin HipA, translated as MTQDSNKKYLDVFLHNNYVGKLCSESGNLSFTYDASYLAKNDAVKLSSSLPLRAESFDNPVTSAYFSGLLPDEYVRIRLARYLGISEKNTFALLKEIGGECAGAVSVHKEGSAPDKNEKPQYRVLGDKEANDILSALDKRPMLAGEEDIRISGAGAQDKLVISFVNGQVAIPKRNTPSTHIIKPAIKDLEEPVQNEFFCMKLAKAIGFPVPEASIHRLDDRPYYLVKRYDRRIDKDGIVTRLHQEDFCQAMQIPPNEKYENEGGPTLERCFTLLDERIKSGAMAGKNKITLLQGVIFNFLIGNGDAHGKNFSLLYDGEAESLAPFYDLMCTAIYIDAYKAKMAMKIGGKYKFKEVSLRHFEQLGDAIGFKQDFIRKHINAISNDVSKAATKLCIDLNGNKNTQSNIYEKIAAVIAKHSNMISTYLS; from the coding sequence ATGACCCAAGACTCAAATAAAAAATACTTAGATGTGTTTCTGCATAATAATTATGTAGGAAAGCTATGCTCGGAAAGTGGGAACTTAAGTTTTACCTATGATGCAAGCTATCTTGCCAAAAATGATGCAGTAAAATTATCATCTTCATTGCCTTTGCGAGCGGAGTCATTTGACAACCCAGTAACCTCAGCATATTTTTCCGGGTTACTACCGGACGAATATGTACGAATACGTCTAGCAAGGTATTTAGGCATTTCTGAGAAAAATACATTTGCATTATTAAAGGAAATAGGCGGAGAGTGTGCCGGTGCTGTTTCCGTTCATAAGGAAGGAAGTGCCCCCGATAAAAATGAAAAACCACAATATAGGGTTTTAGGCGATAAAGAAGCCAATGATATTTTATCAGCACTTGATAAACGCCCCATGCTTGCAGGTGAAGAAGATATTAGAATTTCAGGTGCCGGTGCTCAAGATAAATTGGTTATTTCGTTTGTTAATGGTCAGGTTGCTATACCAAAACGCAATACTCCTTCTACCCATATTATAAAGCCGGCAATAAAGGATTTAGAAGAGCCGGTTCAAAATGAATTTTTTTGTATGAAGCTCGCTAAGGCTATAGGCTTTCCGGTGCCTGAAGCCAGCATTCACCGGTTAGACGACCGCCCGTATTATCTAGTTAAGCGCTATGACAGGCGGATAGATAAAGACGGAATTGTTACGCGCCTTCATCAAGAAGATTTTTGTCAAGCCATGCAAATTCCACCTAATGAAAAATATGAGAATGAAGGTGGTCCTACACTTGAGAGATGCTTTACTTTACTGGATGAACGAATCAAATCCGGTGCTATGGCGGGTAAAAATAAAATCACTCTTCTACAAGGTGTCATTTTTAACTTTCTTATTGGCAATGGTGATGCACACGGCAAGAATTTTTCATTACTCTATGACGGTGAAGCCGAGTCTTTGGCCCCATTTTATGATTTAATGTGTACGGCTATATATATTGATGCCTACAAAGCTAAGATGGCGATGAAGATAGGTGGTAAATATAAATTTAAAGAGGTCTCGTTGCGACATTTTGAACAATTAGGAGATGCGATAGGTTTTAAGCAAGACTTTATACGGAAACATATAAATGCTATCTCAAATGATGTTTCTAAAGCGGCTACTAAGCTTTGCATAGATTTAAACGGCAATAAAAACACACAATCCAATATTTATGAAAAGATTGCTGCTGTCATTGCTAAGCATAGCAATATGATTTCTACATACTTAAGCTAA